CCTGTAACCTCACGGATACGGTCAAAAATAACAATGGTATCGTTAAGCGAGTAGGCCATAATCGTTAAAATGGCGGCAATAGCTGTGGTATTAACCTCGAAGCCCATAACACCAATAAAACCCACCATAAATAAAATATCATGCAAGGTACTAAACAGGGCCGACAAGGCATAATTTAATTTAAATCTAAAAAAGAGGTAACCCGTTGTTAAAGCCAAAGCAACAATAATTACGGCAATAGTACCAATAATTAAACTTAACGAAAAACTGGCATCGATAAATTCGCTAAAAAGCACCTCAATGTTACCAAAACGGCTGGTTAAAGCACTATTAATATAATTTTCGGTATCGGTTCTAAAGCTAGCACTGTTATCGGTAGTTACCCTAATCAGGTAATTGTTGCCTTCGCCGCGCTGAACGTTAGCATTAATAGCTGCTAAAGTTTCACGCACTTCTTCGGTACTAGGACTAGCCGGTATAGCTATCGTGGTAGTCATACCGGCCCTAAAATCGATACCTAAATTAAAGCCGCCGTGCAAAACAAAAGTTAAAGTAAACATAGCTATAATAGCTACACTGCTTAAAAATAGGGTAAATCTACCCGCCTTTAAAAAAGGAATAACCTTACGCATCTTTTTTTATCCTCCTAAAACCAATGAAGACAGTTTTGCGTTTAAAGGTTTCTGTCCCAATATCAAACAATAAACGAAGTATATAAATAGAGGTAAACAAAGTAGTTACAATACCAGCAATTAAAGTTACCGCAAAGCCGCGTATGGGGCCGCTGGCCAACAAAGCCAAACAGAAGGCTGCAATTAAGGTGGTTAAGTTGGCATCGATAATAGTTAAAAAGGCCTTTTCAAAGCCGCCGCTTACTGCCGCCGCTCGTTCGCGGCCAAGCCGTAACTCATCTTTTATGCGCTGAAATACTAAAATGTTAGCGTCTACCGCCATAGCGATGGTAAGCACAAGACCGGCCATACTATTTAAAGTTAAAGTAAAGCCCATAAAAGATAAAATGGCTAGTAAAAATAAAAAGTTAAAGCCAAGTGTAATACAAGCCAATAAGCCGGCACCGGTATAATAAAGTAAAATAAAAACTAGCGACATAGCAACACCCCATATCAAGGCCTGCAAGCCGCGCCTAATACTATCTTCGCCCAAACTAGGACCAATACGCTGTAAGTTTTGTACGGTAAACTCTAGCGGTAAACTAGCTGTACGCAAGATAGTGGCTAAGTTGGTAGCCTCGCGGAAACTAAAGCCCGATACCTGCACGCGCCCACCGGTAATAGCTTGCTGTACACCGGCTACACTGC
This portion of the Spirochaetaceae bacterium genome encodes:
- the secF gene encoding protein translocase subunit SecF → MRKVIPFLKAGRFTLFLSSVAIIAMFTLTFVLHGGFNLGIDFRAGMTTTIAIPASPSTEEVRETLAAINANVQRGEGNNYLIRVTTDNSASFRTDTENYINSALTSRFGNIEVLFSEFIDASFSLSLIIGTIAVIIVALALTTGYLFFRFKLNYALSALFSTLHDILFMVGFIGVMGFEVNTTAIAAILTIMAYSLNDTIVIFDRIREVTGLNKKGDGYTHLINTAITNTLDRTITTSTSTILALVPLIIFTMGNIYYFAIAVVFGIIIGSYSSVFIASSILNELHQKNALKAANLIKAKK